agTCATGTACCAAAAAATTAGacttaaacttaatttgttaTGGTGGGGCATAGTGAACAGGTTGATTTACTATGCCCCATTAATGATCTTAAAGATTAAActcatgcatttttaaaatacatgaaaatgaatttattagttttaagttatgaataataatatttgaacaattttttaattttttaatattttcataagcttttttaacaataaaatttttttcttttcttctcaatttttaaaatgtctattattttgattttatactaATCTAATTTATAAAAGCATGCCAAAAGTATAGCGCACAGTGTCTTTACTCCCTCAGCCTCAAAGCTATTTGGCTATGCTCCTATTCACTATCATTATTCCTCGGCTGGATTAATTAAATAGATTGGAATCATCAACAAACTAAATtaggtctaaaagatttgttgctGAGTATAAGTTGTTTATGCACTGTAGAAATGACAGTGGTCCTAAAGTATTGCCCTGAGGAATCCCGCAAGTTACGGAGAATGGAATTATTTTGATCATAGATCACTTTTAGTTTATTAGAAaaccttttaaacaaaaagtttttatttttcctccgtagttatgaagtttttaattagtaaattgttatttacggtatcaaaagcttttaacagatcaatgaaaactaatataaaacattCATTATCAAAGGCGTTAGATATTTGATTGGAAAGTTCAAGTACCACCCGTtcagtggaattttttttgaaaaccaagcTGGTTGCAATACAAAATGTCTTTTTCAGTTAGATGATTATATAGTCTATTACACATTATTCTCttaagcaattttgaaaaacaatataGGATAGATATaggtctttatttaaaatatttgacttttaggtagatttaaaaattggtgttacGGCAATTCTTAGTTTGTCAGGAACTATACCTGACTTAAATAAACGAtcaaaaacatgaagtaaagaAAGTTTCAATAAATCAAATGCTGATTTGACAATATCAacactaattttatcaaaacctgtttttacttttgagacGCAGCTCTCGTTAGTTttgtcccccccccccccctcgtTTGCATTTGTTGTACCTTGGAAATTTAAGTTGTGCTTTAAATAgtcagttaaaaattaatttgaaggcagaattattaaaatgaataataatgaaaagtacaaaattgtttttaaatataaatcaaaggAGTGGAGTCAAAagtttatcataagtttttaaatataaatcaaaggAGTGGAGTCAAAagtttatcataagtttttaaatataaatcaaaggAGTGGAGTCAAAagtttatcataagtttttaaatataaatcaaaggAGTGGAGTCAAAagtttatcataagtttttaaatataaatcaaaggAGTGGAGTCAAAagtttatcataagtttttaaatataaatcaaaggAGTGGAGTCAAAagtttatcataagtttttaaaaataaatcaaaggaGTGGAGTCAAAagtttatcataagtttttaaatataaatcaaaggAGTGGAGTCAAAAGGAATTTTAGAAGTCAAAATTGGACGAATGTTAACAAGGTAGTTTAGCTCTtcatctataattttttaataactgaacatgataaagcttttttaagtatctgttcgtttttttgaatttttcgtaatttttataaattgtttcatttttataaattttttttggaatatttatatataattttttatagattttagtAAGCCTTTCGACATACAGGGACTTTGAAGTGACTTggtataaatgatttttttcttctggAAATGCTATTTTATATTGCTttcaaaattgacaaaaaaacaacttatatgCATTGTTAGCCTTACTTGATTACAAAACCAGGTTAcaatcaacataattttttaaacaatttaaaaaattttttaaggagtttttattgatgcGTCGTCAAAATACTACGGACTTTGCCCAacattgttaattaaaatggtATTGGTAGCTAAATATGTGGGAAAATGATCCGATAAATAAGTCTGAACTATAGCTGTGTAAAGAGgactattgtaaaaaatttaagttttaatgttaTAGAGTAGAAGACTTATTTGTAATTCTTGTTGATTTGTTTGTAAGagcatttataaaattcttagcattattagttttttttttttttttagttttttttttaagatgccataagaagtcctaacggtcttgtcacagagcaccgcggaaatgcatttaaccaggaagttcacgccttcttccttaccgtgacgcgaaaatatgtccagagctcgtttcgaaccggaatctcctgcttataaagcaagcgctctaaccactgcgccacggccgctaAATTATTTGAAGCATTGTTAATCACGTTGATGTTAAAATCATTGaccaaataaatatgttttttttgagtttctaattttgtttgataatgttttaagataattttaaacttttttatattacaagaTAGTggtatataaatactatttatatttatgtttttttttagttttatgtacTAACTCAATGCATGATTCACTATCTGCTTCATTAACACAGAGGTCGTTACGTAAAATATAATCAAGtgatttgttttataaaaatataacttccCCAACTGCATTAAATTCACGTGGTTTATGAATTAATGTgtaattaattagttataatttataaattgtttcaccgcatttacaccaagtttcagttagacatttaattttgaaatcgTGTTTGAGCTCATTTAATGATATTTGTAAATctacaaagtttttattcaaattttgaatattGATTTAAGGTATTGCAAAGATTACAGAAACTGAGTAAAATTTACTTTCTAACATTttgtgattaaaaaattttgagttattATCACCGAGAATTTTCAttcaatttgaaaattaaattttcctccatttttataacagttttatttgaaattagtaaaaataaaatttaattaatgttaattaacgacaaatattatgatataaatttttgcttttctttacTACCTAATTGcgatttattttatcataagaTATGTATTCAAGCTTACTTGCTGCAGGTTCTATTTTCATTTTCTCCTTCAAACCTTTTCTGATTTGCGTTGTTTGAGATCAGAAATCctcgtttatataaatgtttctcCCTTTCAGATCACTCTTTCAGATTAAATTGCGACTTTATCTTTACCGTCTAAAAGTTTTATCACTGTTCATGGTTTAATTGAGatttttaacagattttaaatcttcaaaaagttttttaccttATGTTCGCTTTCTTCCCAGCTTTCATCttcattttctttcatttcatCTACTCATAAATTATTTCATCTCGTTCGAACTTCCatctcctttaaattttttgtatgcGTGTAAACACTGAATTGTCTTCTTTATTACAAACCTTTGctttaactttttcatcaattagttgttcataaaagtttaatgtttcaattcttcaatttctttttcgtCCTTTTCCAACCTgccatttaaatattttcaagcttccactaataatatcaataaaaactttttcttgttgtttttttttatttttatttttattttaggtgccccaagaagtcctaacggtcttgtcacagagcaccgcggaagtgcatttaaccagaaagcctccttccttaccgtgacgcgaaaatttgtccagagctcgtttcgaacctggatctcctgcttataaagcaaatGCTCTAATCaatgcgccacggccgcacaatcTTGAGTCTAATTGATTGCGGACCTTGAAAATACGCGTTGTGGCGACAATTATCAAGCTCATACGGAAGTCTTGCCATAGTCCGAATACTCCGTCTTATTTTTTGTGAACGTGGAGCACCGTCTGAAATATTGACTGACAATGAGCCGacatttaaaactaaagagATAAGGAGTTTCCTTGATAGTTGGGGAGTACAAATTAGATTTAGAGCCGCTTATTATCCTGAAGGAAATGGAATTGTAGAAAGAAACCACAGCACGATCAAGAGAATAGCAGAACGATTGAAAATATCGATACCGGAAGCACTATATTGGTACAATGTCTCAGCCGACAAAAATGGTGCAAGTCCGATGGACAAAATATACAGTTATACCATTGGTGTGAAAGGATTGGGAAAAGAGAATCTTCCTGCGCAAAATGTCACGAACAAGAGGTTTCGAATCGGCGATAAAGTCTGGCTGAAACCACCAAATGCGAGGTGCTATACAAAGTGGCAACCAGCTACGATAACTCGGAATGCGTCGAAACAAATCGTAGAAGTGAACGGCATTCCGCGTCATGTGAAACACGTTAGACCTCGAAATGATACTCAGTCCTGCATTATCCCTGATGTGGAAATAGAGATGAATACTGAAACTGGTCTAGAGAACGCTAAAAATCAAGGAGAGCAATTTAAAGATGTATTAGAGACGAACGAGGAAAATGTCGAAGCTGAAGATAGACCCCAAGAAATCGACATGCTTTTGCGACGGAGTGGTCGGGAACGGCGCATGCCTTCGAAATACTTTGATTGCTATTTGGATGATCCGTAAGGATCAAGGAGGAGTGTAATTCCGAAAAGTTAATAACATCAATTCGAATTCTTTTTTGTAGTCctcaaacaattttgttttttctgataATGGAACAgccatattatataaaaaatgaattattttttcatgaaaaaaaaatatggattgttgcttaactaattattttaaaacaacttttctgAATCTTAAAGTtaatctttaatgttttttttatagttttcagcATAGAATTCAGTAGCGATTTTTTGTTCGAAACGTTTCGGACAAAAAGttgcaatgttttttttggttttgattGATTTAAACCAATCAAAACTGAAAACTtccaaatactttaaaaattttttccaataaacATTTCCCAAATAAAATTCTGCGCAATGTCTTAAGACATTGCGCAGAATTACTATTTGATAAAATCGGTTAAaccactttttaaataaataatatacctttttttataatactcatttatttataatatacatttatttataatatttatttgcaaatttttaaaatgctatatGGCGGTGCTGTAGCTGATTGATCAAACACATGGTGAAACATAACAATATCATATGGTCGAAATGAGTAACTTTTACTTCTATACAAGTAAATGTTCTGTTTAGGAATGAAACTATAATCTGAGTTGATCACTCCAAGGTAAAGTTGCTCATCAGAAAGCCAGATCATTACCCTATCGTTTGCTGCCACAGCTTGTCGTCCACCCCCACCAGTAACAGAACTGTCACTCAATAGAATAAGAGGATTGGTTATTGGATAGGAGGAttctataatttaaataaatattttaaaataaactcacTTTGTTGTGactaatattatttgttttgttctttCCAAAAAAACAgacattaataaaaacttaaaatttaaaaaaaataacaaaacttaatggacaaaacaaaaaaattacctgtCATATTAACATCAATCATTCTGACTTCGCTACCTTGCcgatataaaagttttttccgcACTTCATCGATTGCTACCGaacttatataaacattttttgcgAAAACTAAGGTTTCAATTTTGCTTTGACCGTTTGCATTTATTCGAAAAATACCACTATCactattaaaataaagcaacccttgataaaaatgtatattattcaATGCTGACTGTTTGACCAGAATTTTGACttcatttttaacttctaaATCAAATTGCAGTATTTCGCTATATGTCGAAACATAGAGCTTATTATTAAATCCATCGACTTGTATTCCTGTGATTCTTGAACTTAATGTAGCAAACAATATTTCCTTGTGATCTGCAGAAGGGTTTATAAGCAATTCACCTTTTCCAGAATTTTTTCGGTTGCCGTTTTCATCGACTAAATGTATTCTGTATAGTTTTTTGTCGTAGGCGTAAAATATAAGGTCTTCTTTGTAGTGTGGCGCAAGATATATTGCGTCGTAATGACTAATTGTTATCTCTTTGATTTTGAAAACCGATGAAGTCTTCCAAATTGAGATTTTGCTACTCTCTGCATACATAAAAAGTAAATCGCCATTGATGGTTGCAACGAATGTCACCAAAAGAAGTATAAGTAAATAGTGCACCATCTTTAGAAAGTTCTGGtttaaagtgttaaaatattttgaagtgtCAAAAGTATCTCCAtatttatgggaaatatttgtttacaaacaaCGTAatctatttaacttaaaatattgaaactggtttttccaatatttaaattttaaatattgaaacaacCAGTTAgggttattaaataaatattagttgtataagaACATATTCATACTTATATCATCATAATTTAACTAAACAAGTACATACGTAATTTACgaaaaataatcaaaacctGTCATAATTTGCGAAAATAATTTacggttttttaaataatcagaattgtatttaaataaaattttgtgattttttttttttgttcataaatacgaagatattttgatttttttcaaaatcacgAAAAAATtacgtgattttttttttttcataatcacGAAGATAATTTGTAAGGCCTTAACCCTGACCATTAGTAGAGTTTCAAAGTACTTCATTATTATTTAGacatttcataattttttcaaccCAGATGATGCCATATGATGTCATTGACTTAAAATAGCAATGTATTTCattgtttaaacattttgtaatcTATTTAACCCAAATGATGCCAGATGATGTCATTGACTTTTAGTagctaaaaaaaacaatatgctaACTATGTGAAGAAGCTCACTGTGTTTTTGTGTAAAGCTAGTGTTTTAACactaactttatttaaaaatacatatatatatgtgtatgtatgtatgtatgtatgtatgtatgtatgtatgtatgtatgtatgtatgtatgtatgtatgtatgtatgtatggttTTTTTAGccgtataaatttatttaaatcgtaacacaaaatgtaaatacaagTAACAGGGGGGAATAATTTGTCTTGTAACCAAGCCTTTCAAACTATACtgtaaatgtataaaaatagttaGTCATATCactatataacaataaaaaataataattttagaacttttttgcttgtattttgataataaaaagaaacaaagtacaaacataaaatatttagaataacaaaagttattattaaaaagcataGAGGCAAGTATGCGTTATCCTAAAGCTTTCTTTTTAAACCAGTAATATCTTGAAATATCTGTAGTACATAACGGTTAGTATTGTTGTTAATGGgtcatcaaaaaaattgatttgcgagtgtgtgtgtgtttacaTATATCTTTCTGAAGACCCAGCTATTGTTGAAACTTGAAGTTGAAGAAGCCGTGTTACAGTGTTGGCGCAGTAGTTGAAACGTCGACTTCAAATCATAAGGCCTATGGTTTTATTCTTACTACTGGTATTGGTTCAAGTTTCACTCGATAACAAGCGTCATCTATGAGACTGGAAATGCGAAACCAACCTAATAAGTGCTTTTCTGCGTGTGTTAGTGCCATTAGACCATAAGGTCTACTTAAAGCTTTCTTATAAATGTTAACCTTAACGGTTTTTAACCGAAAGGAAAAAGTTACACACTACTTCATATAATTAGACACGAACTTTATATATACTTCAATAACACTTCCCAGTGGGCATTCATCGTCCGGGGACGTccagacgtccgtaagacgtccaTCGAACATCCCCCGGACAACGCATGCCCACTGGGTTGCCATATATAACATGTAAagcaagaaataataaataacttgctatatatagtaaaaaaaaattgtaaatatctaatagaaatatattttttacgtgTATTACTACGTTTTTTAAGTATTGGaaagtattttgtttattaagaaTACTAAAAGTAttcttaataaacaaaatactttCTAATACTTAAATTAACTTAGAAAAGAATTTTCTAAGTTAATTAAAgtgtttgtaaatttaaatttttaaaatttacaaaaagtattttcacACCAGATATTTgatagtttttgtatattttctaATAGTAAATagatatatgtaaatatatctCCTAATAGTAAATagatatatgtaaatatatctattcaatagtaaataaaaagtatgtaaatGCGTGATATTTTACCTAATATTTACCAATCACAGCCTGTGGAATAAGTATTAACTTAAAACTTGATTGGCTTCAAGGTTGCTAGATCTAAAAAAACTCCATCTAAGGATTTCATTTTggagtatttttaattttttttttaaaaaagctttttttaaaattttttttttgacattgtGCTTAGGTgatatagtaatttttaagaaaaaggtTCATggcataattaatattatatttacttaataatGGATGCGCtagctatttaattttttttacattaaatgatAAGTTATACTGTcgttaactttttatttaaaactagttacaaaaatatatatgtttaaactaatttaattaaatagcaATTCAGAGTCATGCCTTAaagggttaaaaaaaaactaacaaggattcaaaaataaaatgttaatacctttattagaaTAAATAACTTAGTATCgtcaacaaataaaattgaatttaagatACTTGAAAATTTGCTCAAGtcatttacataaactaaaaaaggaacgcattttttttttttatagtgcGTTTAGAGCTTGTTGGAAACCTTAACCCGTTGattgatttttaatgaaaaagttttaatgtaacATCTTCAACCCTCCCATTAAGAAACTCTATATATACTATCTTAGACCCTCCCATTAATAACCTCTCCCCcttacattaatttaaaaggtgagaaagttattttaatcaaaagtaaTCAAGATTTTAAATCAAGAGGAACATTtacccaaaaaataaaatcaattaccCAAATATCAATTGTTAGGAAACAGGAACAAAACTtttcactattaaaaaaatgattgtaagTAACTAAATACtcaattgaaaaactaaatactttaattaaaaaaagtaactgaatacttcaattgaaaaaagaaaattagcttgagaaacattttcaatattaagaATTATCGGGAATAACGAATTTTAATAATACGGAAGAAAATCTTGCTCATTCACCTGTTTACTTTCATTCATTCACCTATTCAAATTACTCTGATCTGGGAAGTTTTTCTCGCATCGTTTTTCATCTCATTGTAATCAGTTACCGAAGTCCTCTCTGATCCTCTCAAGTGCTGGTCTCAACTTTAAAGTGGATTGCATCATCATCAAACTGAAATTCCAGCAGGATTCAACAAGTGCAATGATCTTAACAAACTCAACTAAAAGAAATATtggttaaaatttagtttaaaacttgTCAAACTAGGTCATACCAAACTCAACTTTGGACAGAACCTTTCCACAAATTGGTCCTGTTCCTGCGGGCACTTTGATCTAAGATTACTCTTGTACTCTTCGTTAAGAGCTtggattttttcaaaataagacCACAATTGGTGAGTTTTTTTAACCATGTTGACTTGATTTTAGCttaactttagtttaaaatagAACTTATCTTTGGTAAAATTAGTggtaagtgtttttatttatattataatcattgCTATATATACAATTCCCGATGGACAATTATATAAGAATTGCTCTTTGATGATGTAATAATGATTGTAAAACACTACAATTCTCTTGCAGGCCTCATGTGGGTTCTTTCGATTTCAAGATGCAGCTCTTTCGCTCCATTCacaaatattaacttttattcacttttttttcagagTAAGCATTTGtagttttaaatagttacaTTCAATTGAAATATGTTCAGAATTCAATTCTGAATTTAGCCAAAT
Above is a window of Hydra vulgaris chromosome 10, alternate assembly HydraT2T_AEP DNA encoding:
- the LOC100203936 gene encoding uncharacterized protein LOC100203936, producing MVHYLLILLLVTFVATINGDLLFMYAESSKISIWKTSSVFKIKEITISHYDAIYLAPHYKEDLIFYAYDKKLYRIHLVDENGNRKNSGKGELLINPSADHKEILFATLSSRITGIQVDGFNNKLYVSTYSEILQFDLEVKNEVKILVKQSALNNIHFYQGLLYFNSDSGIFRINANGQSKIETLVFAKNVYISSVAIDEVRKKLLYRQGSEVRMIDVNMTESSYPITNPLILLSDSSVTGGGGRQAVAANDRVMIWLSDEQLYLGVINSDYSFIPKQNIYLYRSKSYSFRPYDIVMFHHVFDQSATAPPYSILKICK